Proteins encoded together in one Rossellomorea sp. y25 window:
- the rplJ gene encoding 50S ribosomal protein L10 encodes MSSILEQKKHIVGEISDKLKNSVSTIIVDYRGLDVSEVTELRKQLREAGIDFKVYKNTMVRRAAEEAGLEGLNEFLTGPNAIAFSTEEVVAPAKILNSFAKEHEALEIKTGVIEGTITSVEDVKAIAELPNREGLLSMLLSVLQAPMRNFALATKAVADQKEEQGA; translated from the coding sequence ATGAGCAGCATTCTAGAACAAAAGAAACATATCGTTGGAGAAATCTCTGACAAGCTAAAAAACAGTGTATCTACAATCATTGTAGATTACCGTGGTCTGGATGTTTCCGAAGTAACTGAGCTTCGTAAACAACTTCGTGAAGCTGGCATCGACTTCAAAGTGTACAAAAACACTATGGTTCGTCGTGCGGCAGAAGAAGCTGGTCTTGAAGGGTTAAACGAATTCTTAACGGGTCCTAACGCGATCGCGTTCAGTACTGAAGAAGTAGTTGCACCTGCAAAGATTCTTAACAGCTTTGCTAAAGAACACGAAGCACTTGAAATCAAGACGGGTGTCATTGAAGGAACAATCACTTCAGTTGAGGATGTTAAAGCGATCGCTGAACTTCCAAACCGTGAAGGACTTCTTTCTATGCTACTCAGCGTGCTTCAAGCTCCAATGCGCAACTTTGCATTGGCGACAAAAGCCGTTGCAGATCAAAAAGAAGAGCAAGGCGCGTAA
- the rplL gene encoding 50S ribosomal protein L7/L12 gives MSKEQIIDAIKEMSVLELNDLVKAIEEEFGVTAAAPVAVAAGGGDAAAEKTEFDVILESAGSQKIKVIKVVREITGLGLKEAKEMVDNTPKALKEGISKEEAEELKAKLEEVGAGVEVK, from the coding sequence ATGAGTAAAGAGCAAATCATTGACGCGATTAAAGAAATGTCAGTTCTTGAATTAAATGATCTAGTTAAAGCAATCGAAGAAGAATTCGGAGTAACTGCTGCTGCACCTGTAGCTGTAGCTGCTGGTGGCGGAGACGCTGCTGCAGAAAAAACTGAATTCGACGTAATCCTTGAGAGCGCTGGGTCTCAAAAAATCAAAGTTATCAAAGTTGTTCGTGAAATCACAGGTCTTGGCCTTAAAGAAGCGAAAGAAATGGTTGATAACACTCCAAAAGCTCTTAAAGAAGGTATTTCTAAAGAGGAAGCTGAAGAACTTAAAGCTAAACTTGAAGAAGTTGGAGCTGGCGTAGAAGTTAAGTAA
- a CDS encoding class I SAM-dependent methyltransferase, whose amino-acid sequence MTDHYYSHNPDVESNPQTIAFELRGHAFRFKTDQGVFSKKEVDFGSRALIETFKLPDVTGPLLDVGCGYGPIGLSLAKENDNRMVHMIDVNERALSLAKENARENKVQNVSIYQSDRFTNVVETEFAAILTNPPIRAGKETVHSILETSYDYLKENGELWAVIQKKQGAPSAMDKMEELFTNVEIVARKKGYYILKSVKEIR is encoded by the coding sequence ATGACCGATCACTATTATTCTCATAACCCTGATGTAGAGAGTAACCCCCAAACGATCGCCTTTGAATTGAGAGGACATGCGTTCCGTTTTAAAACGGATCAAGGTGTTTTTTCGAAGAAGGAAGTTGACTTTGGTTCAAGAGCTTTGATTGAAACGTTTAAATTACCAGACGTAACGGGTCCGTTACTGGATGTCGGTTGCGGGTATGGTCCAATCGGTTTGTCTTTAGCGAAAGAAAATGATAATCGTATGGTTCATATGATTGATGTAAACGAGAGAGCGTTGTCTTTAGCAAAAGAAAATGCTAGAGAGAATAAAGTTCAAAACGTGAGCATCTACCAAAGTGACCGATTTACGAATGTCGTTGAAACGGAATTTGCGGCCATTTTAACAAACCCGCCGATAAGAGCAGGGAAAGAAACGGTTCATTCGATTCTTGAAACTAGTTATGACTACCTGAAGGAGAATGGTGAATTGTGGGCCGTTATACAGAAGAAACAAGGCGCTCCATCTGCCATGGATAAAATGGAAGAATTGTTTACAAATGTAGAAATTGTCGCCAGGAAAAAGGGTTACTACATCTTGAAATCGGTAAAAGAAATCCGTTGA
- the rpoB gene encoding DNA-directed RNA polymerase subunit beta: MTGQLVQYGRHRQRRSFARISEVLELPNLIEIQTSSYQWFLDEGLREMFRDISPIEDFTGNLSLEFIDYSLGEPKYSVEESKERDVTYSAPLRVKVRLVNKETGEVKDQDVFMGDFPLMTDTGTFVINGAERVIVSQLVRSPSVYFSGKVDKNGKKGFTATVIPNRGAWLEYETDAKDVVYVRIDRTRKLPVTVLLRALGFGSDQEIIDLIGDNEYIRNTLEKDNTEGIDKALLEIYERLRPGEPPTVENAKSLLVSRFFDPKRYDLANVGRYKMNKKLHIKNRLFGQTLAETLADPETGEILAEKGTVLDRRALDKVIPYLENGIGFKNYQQSGGVLEEDVVLQSIKIYSPNEEGEFEINVISNAYVEEEVKYITPADIISSISYFFNLLHGVGLTDDIDHLGNRRLRSVGELLQNQFRIGLSRMERVVRERMSIQDTNTITPQQLINIRPVIASIKEFFGSSQLSQFMDQTNPLAELTHKRRLSALGPGGLTRERAGFEVRDVHYSHYGRMCPIETPEGPNIGLINSLSSFAKVNKFGFIETPYRRVDPDTGKVTDRIDYLTADEEDNYVVAQANARLGDDGAFLDEEVIARFRGENTVIKRERLDYMDVSPKQVVSAATACIPFLENDDSNRALMGANMQRQAVPLMNPESPIVGTGMEHVSAKDSGAAVICKYEGIVEKVEAKQVWVRRVKEIDGQEVKGDLDKYRMQKFIRSNQGTCYNQRPIVSEGDRVVKGEILADGPSMEKGELALGRNVMVGFMTWDGYNYEDAIIMSERLVKDDVYTSIHIEEYESESRDTKLGPEEITRDIPNVGEDALRNLDERGIIRIGAEVKDGDLLVGKVTPKGVTELTAEERLLHAIFGEKAREVRDTSLRVPHGGGGIILDVKVFNREDGDELPPGVNQLVRVYIVQKRKISEGDKMAGRHGNKGVISRILPEEDMPFLPDGTPIDIMLNPLGVPSRMNIGQVLELHLGMAARYLGVHVASPVFDGAREEDVWATIEEAGMARDAKTVLYDGRTGEPFDNRVSVGIMYMIKLAHMVDDKLHARSTGPYSLVTQQPLGGKAQFGGQRFGEMEVWALEAYGAAYTLQEILTVKSDDVVGRVKTYEAIVKGENVPEPGVPESFKVLIKELQSLGMDVKILSSTEEEIEMRDLEDEEEVQQADTLNISESNAQESETVGSKE; the protein is encoded by the coding sequence TTGACAGGTCAACTAGTTCAGTATGGACGACACCGCCAACGCAGAAGTTTTGCGCGTATCAGTGAAGTTTTAGAATTACCGAATTTAATCGAAATTCAAACTTCCTCGTATCAATGGTTTCTTGATGAGGGGTTAAGAGAAATGTTCCGTGACATTTCTCCGATTGAGGACTTCACTGGTAATCTCTCTTTAGAATTTATTGATTATAGTCTGGGAGAGCCAAAGTACTCGGTGGAAGAATCAAAGGAAAGAGATGTTACTTACTCTGCACCGCTTAGAGTGAAAGTCCGTCTTGTGAACAAGGAAACAGGAGAAGTAAAAGATCAAGACGTATTTATGGGTGATTTCCCATTAATGACAGACACAGGTACTTTTGTCATTAATGGTGCTGAGCGCGTTATCGTATCTCAGTTAGTACGTTCACCTAGTGTTTACTTTAGCGGAAAAGTAGATAAGAACGGAAAGAAAGGGTTTACTGCTACCGTTATACCAAACCGCGGAGCTTGGCTTGAGTATGAAACAGATGCGAAAGATGTTGTATATGTGCGAATTGATCGAACTCGCAAACTACCGGTAACGGTTCTTTTACGTGCCCTTGGGTTTGGCTCTGATCAAGAAATCATCGATTTGATCGGTGATAATGAGTACATTCGTAACACGCTCGAGAAAGACAACACGGAAGGTATCGACAAGGCATTGCTCGAGATTTACGAGCGTCTGCGTCCGGGAGAGCCTCCTACAGTAGAAAATGCTAAAAGTTTACTCGTTTCTCGTTTCTTTGATCCTAAGCGTTATGACTTAGCAAACGTTGGACGTTACAAAATGAACAAAAAGCTTCACATTAAGAACCGTTTATTCGGTCAAACTCTAGCAGAAACTCTAGCAGATCCGGAAACGGGTGAGATTCTGGCGGAGAAAGGCACGGTTCTTGATCGCCGCGCTCTTGATAAGGTCATTCCTTATTTAGAAAATGGCATCGGGTTTAAGAACTACCAACAGTCAGGTGGCGTGTTAGAAGAAGACGTCGTTCTTCAATCTATCAAAATCTATTCTCCTAACGAAGAGGGAGAATTTGAGATTAATGTCATCAGCAATGCGTATGTTGAAGAAGAGGTTAAGTACATTACACCTGCAGATATCATCTCTTCTATTTCTTACTTCTTTAACTTATTACACGGAGTAGGACTAACGGATGATATTGACCATTTAGGAAACCGTCGTTTACGTTCGGTAGGTGAATTGCTTCAAAACCAATTCCGCATCGGTTTATCACGTATGGAGCGTGTCGTTCGTGAAAGAATGTCCATTCAGGATACGAACACGATCACGCCTCAACAACTGATCAACATTCGTCCTGTTATCGCATCAATTAAAGAGTTCTTTGGAAGCTCTCAATTGTCTCAATTTATGGATCAAACGAATCCTCTTGCAGAGTTAACGCACAAACGTCGTCTTTCTGCTTTAGGACCTGGTGGATTAACGCGTGAACGTGCAGGATTCGAAGTGCGTGACGTACATTACTCCCACTATGGTCGTATGTGTCCGATTGAAACGCCTGAGGGACCAAACATCGGACTGATCAACTCACTTTCTTCATTTGCGAAAGTGAATAAATTCGGCTTTATCGAAACGCCGTATCGTCGTGTTGACCCTGATACCGGGAAAGTAACCGATCGTATCGATTACTTGACAGCAGACGAAGAAGATAACTATGTAGTGGCACAAGCAAACGCACGTCTAGGTGATGACGGTGCATTCCTTGATGAAGAAGTCATTGCTCGTTTCCGTGGTGAAAACACGGTCATCAAGCGTGAACGTCTGGACTACATGGATGTATCTCCTAAACAAGTAGTATCAGCTGCGACAGCATGTATTCCTTTCTTAGAGAACGATGACTCCAACCGTGCTCTTATGGGAGCGAACATGCAGCGTCAAGCAGTACCTTTAATGAATCCAGAATCACCGATCGTCGGAACAGGTATGGAACACGTATCAGCCAAAGACTCTGGTGCCGCCGTGATTTGTAAATATGAAGGTATTGTAGAAAAGGTTGAAGCGAAACAAGTTTGGGTGCGTCGTGTGAAAGAAATCGACGGTCAAGAAGTAAAAGGTGACCTCGATAAATATCGTATGCAAAAATTCATCCGTTCAAACCAGGGAACATGTTACAACCAGCGTCCAATCGTAAGTGAAGGCGACCGTGTCGTAAAAGGAGAAATCCTTGCTGATGGTCCTTCAATGGAAAAGGGAGAACTCGCCTTAGGACGTAACGTAATGGTTGGATTCATGACTTGGGACGGTTACAACTATGAAGATGCGATCATCATGAGTGAACGTCTTGTAAAGGACGATGTATATACTTCTATTCATATTGAAGAATATGAGTCTGAATCCCGTGATACGAAATTAGGACCAGAAGAAATCACTCGTGATATTCCAAACGTTGGTGAAGATGCACTTCGCAATCTTGATGAACGTGGAATCATCCGCATCGGTGCTGAAGTGAAAGACGGCGACCTACTTGTTGGTAAAGTAACGCCTAAAGGTGTAACAGAGTTGACTGCTGAAGAACGCTTATTACATGCAATCTTCGGTGAGAAAGCTCGCGAAGTGCGGGATACATCTCTTCGTGTACCACATGGTGGCGGGGGAATCATCCTCGATGTTAAAGTCTTCAATCGTGAAGACGGCGACGAATTGCCTCCAGGTGTAAACCAGCTTGTCCGTGTATACATCGTTCAGAAACGTAAGATTTCTGAAGGTGACAAAATGGCTGGTCGTCACGGTAACAAGGGTGTTATTTCAAGAATTCTTCCTGAAGAAGACATGCCGTTCTTACCAGACGGTACACCGATCGATATCATGTTAAACCCGTTAGGGGTACCATCTCGTATGAATATCGGACAGGTGCTGGAGCTTCACTTAGGTATGGCAGCAAGATATCTTGGTGTTCATGTCGCTTCACCGGTATTTGATGGAGCGCGTGAGGAAGACGTATGGGCAACCATTGAAGAAGCAGGTATGGCACGTGATGCGAAAACCGTTCTTTATGATGGTAGAACAGGTGAACCGTTTGATAACCGTGTATCAGTTGGTATCATGTATATGATCAAGCTTGCTCACATGGTTGATGACAAACTTCACGCTCGTTCAACTGGTCCTTATTCACTTGTTACGCAGCAGCCACTTGGAGGTAAAGCTCAATTCGGTGGACAGCGTTTCGGTGAGATGGAGGTATGGGCACTTGAAGCTTATGGTGCTGCTTACACTCTACAAGAAATTCTAACGGTTAAGTCTGATGATGTTGTGGGTCGTGTGAAAACATACGAAGCCATTGTCAAAGGTGAAAACGTTCCTGAACCAGGAGTTCCGGAATCATTCAAAGTTCTGATCAAAGAGCTTCAAAGTTTAGGTATGGATGTTAAGATCCTCTCTAGTACCGAAGAAGAAATCGAAATGCGTGACTTAGAGGATGAAGAAGAAGTACAACAAGCAGACACGCTAAATATCTCTGAATCTAATGCACAAGAATCCGAGACAGTAGGGTCTAAAGAATAA
- the rpoC gene encoding DNA-directed RNA polymerase subunit beta' has translation MLDVNNFEYMKIGLASPDKIRSWSFGEVKKPETINYRTLKPEKDGLFCERIFGPTKDWECHCGKYKRVRYKGVVCDRCGVEVTKAKVRRERMGHIELAAPVSHIWYFKGIPSRMGLVLDMSPRALEEVIYFASYVVTEPGDTALERKQLLSEKEYRAYREKYGVKFQAAMGAEAIKKLLQDIDLDKEADFLKEELKTAQGQRRTRAIKRLEVVESFRNSGNDPDWMILDVLPVIPPELRPMVQLDGGRFATSDLNDLYRRVINRNNRLKRLLDLGAPSIIVQNEKRMLQEAVDALIDNGRRGRPVTGPGNRPLKSLSHMLKGKQGRFRQNLLGKRVDYSGRSVIVVGPNLKMYQCGLPKEMALELFKPFVMKELVEKGLAHNIKSAKRKIERVQPEVWDVLEGVIKEHPVLLNRAPTLHRLGIQAFEPTLVEGRAIRLHPLVCTAYNADFDGDQMAVHVPLSSEAQAEARMLMLAAQNILNPKDGKPVVTPSQDMVLGNYYLTLERENAVGEGMIFNDANEVILAYQNGYVHLHTRIAIHASTINNKTFTDKQNKQLLLTTVGKVIFNEILPDTFPFINEPTRTNLEVATPENYFVDPSTDVKEVFQNRELINPFKKGFLGNIIAEVFKKFAITETSRMLDKMKDLGFKYSTKAGITVGIADIVVLAEKEEILIEAQSKVDNVLKQFKRGLITEDERYDRVISIWSAAKDTIQGKLMATLDKRNPIFMMSDSGARGNASNFTQLAGMRGLMANPAGRIIELPIKSSFREGLTVLEYFISTHGARKGLADTALKTADSGYLTRRLVDVAQDVIVREEDCGTDRGLLVGSIKEGTEIIEPLEERLLGRYSRKTLRHPETDEIIITENQLITEDLAKTIIDAGVEHVSIRSAFTCNTRHGVCEKCYGTNLATGQKVEVGEAVGIIAAQSIGEPGTQLTMRTFHTGGVAGDDITQGLPRIQEIFEARNPKGQAVISEIDGVITSISEGKDRQYEITVQGDVETRSYTAPYTARLKFAVNDKVARGQEITEGSIDPKELLKVRDVSAVQEYLLREVQKVYRMQGVEIGDKHVEVMVRQMLRKVRVIDAGESEVLPGTLMDIHQFRDANEKALFGGKLPATGRPVLLGITKASLETDSFLSAASFQETTRVLTDAAIKGKRDELLGLKENVIIGKLVPAGTGMQRYRKAEPVLAEDTSEETVTVE, from the coding sequence TTGCTAGATGTAAATAATTTTGAGTATATGAAAATTGGTTTAGCTTCCCCCGATAAGATCCGTTCGTGGTCTTTCGGGGAAGTCAAAAAGCCCGAAACGATTAACTATCGTACGTTAAAACCAGAAAAAGATGGTTTGTTCTGTGAACGTATCTTCGGTCCTACGAAGGACTGGGAATGTCACTGTGGTAAATACAAACGTGTACGCTATAAAGGCGTCGTTTGTGACCGCTGTGGTGTAGAAGTAACAAAGGCTAAAGTTCGCCGTGAACGTATGGGTCACATTGAACTGGCTGCTCCTGTATCTCATATTTGGTACTTCAAAGGAATCCCAAGCCGTATGGGACTTGTTTTAGACATGTCTCCCCGTGCTTTAGAAGAAGTGATCTACTTCGCTTCCTATGTTGTAACAGAACCAGGTGACACGGCTCTGGAAAGAAAGCAACTTCTTTCTGAGAAAGAGTACCGTGCCTACCGTGAGAAATACGGAGTCAAATTCCAAGCTGCAATGGGAGCTGAAGCGATTAAAAAGCTTCTTCAAGACATTGACCTGGATAAAGAAGCTGATTTCCTTAAAGAAGAACTGAAAACAGCTCAAGGTCAACGCCGTACCCGTGCAATTAAACGTTTAGAAGTAGTGGAATCTTTCAGAAACTCAGGTAATGATCCGGATTGGATGATTCTTGATGTATTACCTGTCATTCCTCCAGAGCTTCGCCCGATGGTTCAGCTTGACGGTGGACGCTTTGCGACTTCTGACTTAAATGATTTATATCGTCGTGTTATTAACCGTAATAACCGTTTGAAACGTTTATTGGACCTTGGTGCTCCAAGTATCATCGTTCAAAACGAGAAGCGTATGCTTCAAGAAGCGGTCGACGCTTTAATTGACAATGGTCGTCGCGGCCGTCCTGTTACAGGACCGGGTAACCGCCCATTAAAATCCCTTTCACATATGCTTAAAGGGAAGCAGGGGCGTTTCCGTCAAAACCTTCTCGGTAAACGTGTTGACTATTCCGGTCGTTCTGTAATCGTTGTTGGACCTAACCTTAAGATGTATCAATGTGGTCTTCCTAAAGAAATGGCACTTGAGTTATTCAAACCATTTGTAATGAAAGAGCTCGTTGAAAAAGGATTGGCTCACAACATTAAGAGTGCTAAGCGCAAGATTGAACGCGTTCAGCCGGAAGTATGGGATGTATTAGAAGGGGTTATTAAGGAACATCCAGTTCTTTTAAACCGTGCACCTACTCTTCACAGACTTGGTATTCAAGCATTTGAACCAACTCTAGTCGAAGGTAGAGCGATCCGTCTTCACCCACTTGTATGTACGGCATACAACGCGGATTTTGATGGTGACCAAATGGCGGTTCACGTACCTCTATCTTCTGAAGCACAAGCTGAAGCTCGCATGCTGATGCTTGCTGCCCAAAACATCCTAAATCCGAAAGACGGTAAGCCAGTTGTTACTCCGTCCCAGGATATGGTATTAGGTAACTATTACCTGACACTTGAGCGTGAAAATGCTGTTGGTGAAGGTATGATCTTCAATGATGCAAATGAAGTTATCCTTGCATATCAAAATGGTTATGTACACTTGCATACCCGTATTGCGATCCATGCCAGCACCATCAACAACAAAACGTTCACCGATAAGCAAAATAAACAATTATTATTAACAACGGTAGGTAAAGTAATCTTTAACGAGATCTTACCTGATACATTCCCGTTCATTAACGAACCAACAAGAACGAACTTGGAAGTAGCTACTCCTGAGAACTACTTTGTTGATCCGTCAACGGACGTTAAAGAAGTATTCCAAAATCGTGAGTTAATCAACCCATTTAAAAAAGGTTTCTTAGGGAATATCATTGCAGAAGTATTCAAGAAGTTTGCTATCACTGAGACGTCTCGTATGCTTGATAAAATGAAAGACTTAGGATTCAAATACTCTACTAAAGCCGGTATTACGGTTGGTATCGCAGATATCGTCGTACTAGCGGAAAAAGAAGAAATCTTAATCGAAGCACAAAGTAAAGTAGACAACGTATTAAAACAATTTAAACGTGGTCTTATTACAGAAGATGAAAGATACGATCGTGTTATCTCAATCTGGAGTGCTGCGAAAGATACCATTCAAGGTAAATTAATGGCGACACTGGATAAACGCAACCCGATCTTCATGATGAGTGATTCAGGTGCCCGTGGTAACGCATCTAACTTTACTCAGCTTGCTGGTATGCGTGGACTGATGGCCAACCCGGCTGGTCGTATCATTGAGTTACCGATCAAATCAAGTTTCCGTGAAGGATTAACGGTCCTTGAGTACTTTATTTCTACACATGGTGCCCGTAAAGGTCTTGCCGATACAGCACTGAAAACAGCTGACTCAGGTTACCTGACACGTCGTCTTGTTGATGTGGCCCAGGATGTAATCGTTCGTGAAGAAGACTGTGGAACGGACAGAGGACTACTTGTAGGATCCATTAAAGAGGGTACAGAAATCATCGAGCCTCTTGAAGAACGTTTACTTGGTCGTTATTCACGTAAAACATTACGTCATCCTGAGACAGATGAAATCATCATCACAGAAAATCAGCTGATCACAGAAGACTTAGCTAAGACGATCATTGATGCTGGTGTCGAACATGTTTCGATCCGTTCTGCTTTCACATGTAACACTAGACATGGTGTTTGTGAGAAATGTTACGGTACGAACTTGGCAACAGGACAAAAAGTCGAAGTAGGGGAAGCTGTTGGGATCATCGCTGCTCAATCCATCGGGGAACCGGGTACACAGTTAACGATGCGTACCTTCCATACTGGTGGGGTTGCAGGAGACGATATCACTCAAGGTTTACCGCGTATCCAAGAGATCTTCGAAGCGCGTAATCCTAAAGGTCAAGCCGTTATTTCTGAAATCGATGGTGTCATTACTTCCATCAGTGAAGGAAAAGATCGTCAGTACGAAATTACCGTTCAAGGTGATGTGGAAACGAGAAGTTACACAGCTCCATACACAGCTCGCCTGAAATTCGCTGTGAACGATAAAGTAGCACGCGGTCAGGAGATCACAGAAGGTTCAATCGATCCAAAAGAACTTCTTAAAGTACGTGATGTGTCAGCCGTTCAGGAATACTTGCTGCGTGAGGTACAAAAAGTATACCGTATGCAAGGGGTTGAAATCGGCGACAAACACGTTGAGGTTATGGTTCGTCAAATGTTACGCAAGGTTCGTGTTATTGATGCAGGTGAATCTGAGGTACTACCAGGTACTCTTATGGACATCCATCAATTCAGGGATGCGAACGAAAAAGCTCTATTTGGCGGTAAGCTTCCGGCAACAGGACGCCCTGTATTGCTCGGGATCACCAAAGCTTCACTTGAAACAGATTCCTTCTTATCCGCAGCATCGTTCCAGGAAACAACTCGTGTGTTAACGGACGCTGCCATAAAAGGAAAACGTGATGAGTTACTTGGACTGAAAGAAAATGTTATCATCGGTAAATTGGTTCCTGCCGGTACGGGTATGCAACGTTACCGCAAGGCAGAGCCGGTATTGGCAGAAGATACTAGTGAAGAAACAGTAACAGTAGAGTAA
- a CDS encoding 50S ribosomal protein L7ae-like protein translates to MSYEKVAQAKEIIVGTKQAVKALKTGHVLEVVIAEDADPKVTAKVVQAAIDLKVPVNKVDSMKKLGKSCGIDVGAAAVAIIQ, encoded by the coding sequence ATGTCTTATGAAAAAGTAGCGCAGGCTAAAGAAATTATTGTAGGAACAAAGCAAGCAGTGAAAGCTCTGAAAACAGGTCATGTACTAGAAGTTGTTATTGCGGAGGATGCTGATCCCAAAGTTACAGCAAAAGTAGTCCAGGCCGCTATTGATCTTAAAGTACCGGTTAACAAAGTGGATTCAATGAAGAAACTTGGTAAATCGTGCGGAATAGATGTTGGAGCAGCAGCTGTTGCGATTATACAGTAA
- the rpsL gene encoding 30S ribosomal protein S12 yields the protein MPTINQLVRKPRQSKSTKSKSPALNKGYNSFKKVHTNLSSPQKRGVCTRVGTMTPKKPNSALRKYARVRLTNGIEVTAYIPGIGHNLQEHSVVLIRGGRVKDLPGVRYHIVRGALDTAGVEGRMQGRSKYGTKRPKAAKK from the coding sequence ATGCCAACTATTAACCAATTAGTTCGCAAGCCTCGTCAGTCTAAATCAACTAAATCAAAGTCACCTGCACTTAACAAAGGTTATAACAGCTTTAAGAAAGTGCACACGAACTTGTCATCTCCACAAAAACGTGGTGTATGTACTCGTGTTGGTACAATGACTCCAAAGAAACCGAACTCGGCGCTACGTAAATATGCTCGTGTTCGTTTAACGAATGGAATCGAGGTTACTGCTTACATTCCTGGTATCGGACATAACCTTCAAGAGCACAGTGTTGTTCTTATCCGTGGAGGACGTGTAAAGGATTTACCAGGGGTACGTTATCACATCGTACGTGGTGCGCTTGATACAGCTGGAGTTGAAGGCCGTATGCAAGGACGTTCTAAATACGGAACTAAGCGCCCTAAAGCAGCTAAAAAATAA
- the rpsG gene encoding 30S ribosomal protein S7 produces the protein MPRKGPVAKRDVLPDPMYNSKLVTRLINKIMIDGKRGKAQKKLYAAFDIISERSGKDAMEVFDAALKNIMPVLEVKARRVGGSNYQVPVEVRPERRTTLGLRWLVNYSRLRGEKTMEERLANEILDAANNTGASVKKREDTHKMAEANKAFAHYRW, from the coding sequence ATGCCACGTAAAGGTCCTGTAGCAAAAAGAGACGTTTTACCTGATCCAATGTACAATTCAAAATTAGTTACTCGTTTAATCAACAAAATCATGATTGACGGTAAAAGAGGTAAAGCTCAAAAGAAACTATACGCTGCGTTTGATATCATTAGCGAGCGTTCAGGTAAAGATGCAATGGAAGTATTCGATGCAGCTCTAAAAAATATCATGCCGGTATTAGAAGTTAAAGCTCGTCGTGTTGGTGGTTCAAACTATCAAGTACCTGTAGAGGTACGTCCAGAGCGTCGTACTACATTAGGTCTTCGTTGGTTAGTAAACTACTCTCGTCTTCGCGGTGAGAAGACAATGGAAGAGCGTTTAGCTAACGAAATCCTTGATGCAGCTAATAACACTGGAGCTTCTGTTAAGAAGCGTGAAGATACACACAAGATGGCTGAAGCGAACAAAGCGTTTGCTCACTATCGTTGGTAA